The genomic segment CCTGCCAACCCTTGCAGATACTCGTCGACAGATTGAGGCAGACGATAATCGTCGCCATCTCAGCCGCGCCCAAAAGGCGAAGATTCTTGTGACTGAATGGTCTGGTGTGAACGATCAGATTACGGTTAATGCCGTGCCTTCGGAGTATGAAGTGCGCCGTGCGGTTGCGGCACGTGTTGAAAATGTGCGCCAGCTTCTGGCGCTTGGCTATAGACAGTTTGTCTGGCTTAATCAACCCGACCTCTCACTGCTGCCGCGTTTTCAGGCACGTGACGAAGCCGCGCAGGAAACTGCAAGAAACTGTTCATTGTCATTTAACGTTTTACTTGAAGAAGAGCGACAGAAGCTTTGCGAAGATTATCCTTACGTGAATGTGCAGATATTTGATGTAGCCTCTATTTTCAGTGAGGTCTATCACAACCCGGAAAAATACGGCTTTGATCCGCTTAAACTGCACACGCCCTATGTGACTTCCGCCGATTTTGATAAGCCTGAAGATGGTGTGTCTGAAGCAAAATCCTATTTTTTCTGGGATGATGTTCATCCCACTGCCGATGTGCATGCCTTGATTGGCCTTTTTTATGTCGATTTTATGATGCAGCATTTCAAATACATGGATGTGGTGAGACCCTCTTCAGAGGGCGATAAAATCGTCACTGAGACGGAGCTTATGGACGCTTTTCGCATCCGTTATCAGGAAACGCTTGCCATTGATGCCAGACGCTGGACGTACTTTGCACACAAATCCAAAATTGATTACCTTAACGCTTCCCTTAAAGAAGTGGTGCATCACGCCTTTATCGAAAGAGCTGCCCGCACGCGGGGAGTATTGGAAGCACTGGGGTGGGTTGATAATAACGGTAGCGTGCTGCTTAATGCACCAACGCTTGTTAAAATCCTGCGACAGATGCAACCGCCGGCACCATTAGCCATGGGCTGTCATCTTCAATAGAAGGAGCGCCACGTGCACCGCAATCATGCACTTTGCGCTGAAGGGGCTTTTCACCTACAATAGCGCTCACCTTTGCTGAGCGCCTGCACCTTTCATGACTGATTTTTACGAAGAT from the Legionella geestiana genome contains:
- a CDS encoding SGNH/GDSL hydrolase family protein — translated: MSATVRHVLEDRDTESDDDGSRLVRSPLFTTFTDEDESEERFNTAMYHAPSTDKTEITEVLLIGDSLTDRGEWVDDRLFGCIPGTLVTGLQGRSPQGSFTNGFAWSDFVATWLANRCIIEPSRELSGLDDIAIAEALITRDKRAGIAERVLEDFNLDNAAMVSLKPKSAKKHVHSTDAADAILTHDKRAPQYIKERGLSVSLFSKPRSTQKAPQIILRSYAQGGLTASDWTRDLTFSISRGASRHILPTLADTRRQIEADDNRRHLSRAQKAKILVTEWSGVNDQITVNAVPSEYEVRRAVAARVENVRQLLALGYRQFVWLNQPDLSLLPRFQARDEAAQETARNCSLSFNVLLEEERQKLCEDYPYVNVQIFDVASIFSEVYHNPEKYGFDPLKLHTPYVTSADFDKPEDGVSEAKSYFFWDDVHPTADVHALIGLFYVDFMMQHFKYMDVVRPSSEGDKIVTETELMDAFRIRYQETLAIDARRWTYFAHKSKIDYLNASLKEVVHHAFIERAARTRGVLEALGWVDNNGSVLLNAPTLVKILRQMQPPAPLAMGCHLQ